CCGACCTGGAGGCCCACAGCGCCCGCGGGCTCACCTGGGAGGAGATCGACACCCACGCCACCGACTACATCCTCTCGCTGCTCGCCCTGGGTTTCGACCCCGAGGACGGCGAGTTGTATCGCCAATCCACGAACCGGGAGGTCCAGGATCTCGCCTTCGAACTCGGCGTCGAGGCGAACTTCTCGGAGCTGCAGGCGATCTACGACTTCGACGGCGAGACGGACGTCTCGCACATGCAGAGCGTCGTCACGCAGATGGCCGACATCCTCTACCCGCAGACCAGCGAGCCCCGTCCCACCGTGATCCCGGTCGGGCCCGACCAGGACCCGCACATGCGCCTCGCTCGCGATCTGGCCGCGCGGATGCGGTACTTCCGCGTCACCGAAGCGTTCGCCGGCTTCGAGGTCGACGAGGACGAACGGGTTCTCCTCGGCGAAGTCTACGAGTCGCTGACGGCCCGGGAGGGCGACGCGACCAGCGGGGACGGCGATGGCGACGACACGCTGCGCTGTGAAGACGCCGCCGCCGCGCTGCGTGCCGACCGCGAATCCTACGAGGCGGCGGGCTACGACGGGGCGACCGTCGAGGCGGTCCTCGAAAAGCTGGAGAACGCCGGCATGGAGCCGATCCGCCGTCGGACTCGCTTCCTCGGGCGCAACGCGACCGACGCCACCTTCGACGCGCTGATCGAGGCGGTCGACGGCGAGAAGCGCGTCTACGACGAGCACGTCGACGCCTTCGAGCTCTCCCACGAGGCGGCGGAAGATCTCGCTCGCGAGGTCGAACTCGACCACGGCGGCTACGGCTTCGTCCCGCCCTCGTCGATCTACCACCGCTTCATGACCGGGCTCACCGGCGGCAAGATGTCGTCGTCGGTGCCCGCCTCGCACATCTCCCTGCTCGACGACCCCGACGAGGGCTACGACAAGGTGAAGGCGGCGACGACCGGCGGGCGCCAGTCCGCCGAAGAGCAGCGCGAACTCGGCGGCGAGGCCGACGAGTGCCCCGTCTACGAGCTGTACGCCTACCTGCTGGCCGGCGACGACGACGAACTCGCCACGGAGGTCTACGAGGAGTGTGTCGGCGGCGAGCGTCTCTGTGGCGGCTGCAAGGAGCAGGCCGCCGAGTTGATGGCCGAGTTCCTCGAGGACCACCAGGACAGACGCGCCGAGTGGGCCGACCGGCTGGACGAACTCGACGTCGACCTCGACGTGGCGGCCGACCGACGGGGCTAACGGGCCCGACCACAGCGAGGACCGCGGGAGGCGAACGGCCGACGGATCGGCGCGACCCCCGCGATCGTTCGGTACACCGCTCGTTCGGAGCGGCGCCGTCGTCCCGTCCGGCGCGTCTTCCGTAGGACTCCTGCACGCACGCTGGGTGATTTCCCAAGGATAATGTGGGTGAATGACATACGAACGGTCGGATGACTGACAGTGGCAGTGGACGGGGTGGTATCGATATCGAAGAGCGAGGCCGGACGGGTCGTGCGATGACGACGGTCCGGTCGCTCGCGATCGTCGCGCTGGTCGTCACGGCCGCCAGTCTCGCCGGATGTGGGATGCTCGGCGGAGGCGGTGGCGGCGGTGACGGCGGCGACAGCGAAGCGCAGGGGAACGTCGACGCGCCCCGCGAGGTCGCCGAACCCATGGACCCCTCGGCGACCGAGGTCTTCGATCGCGTCACCGAGATCATGGGCGTCGAGGCCGAGGCGCCGGGCGTCAGGGTGACGAACCTGCCGACCAGCCGCAACGTGTCGTCCCCGTTCGTGACCGCGATGGTGGGGCTACCCGACGACCCCCAACGGCTGACGAACCCCATCAACGCGACGTACGACCCCGAGGAGAACTCGGTCCTGTTCAACGACGAGGCCGTCTTCGACCTCAACGGCTCCCAGATCGAGTACCAGCTCGCCTACAACATCGCGCTCGGGCTCCACTACCAGAACGACTGGATCGACGACGAGGACTCCCAGAGTGCCGTCTTGCGGGGGACGCTGAACGCCGTCATGCGCGAGTACACCGACGAACACATGGACACGAACTACGTCGACGCGTACGACTCCGCGGAGGCGGCCTTCGAGTCGACCACCGCCTACGAGTGGGCCACTTACGAGGCGCTGAACTACTACGGCGCCGAGTACGTCGCCTCCCAGACCGACTCCGCCAGCGATATCCAGTCGATCTACGAGGGCGGCGTCCCCGAGACGACCGAGCAACTGCTCCACGACACCGACGAGGGGGCGACCGACCTCTCGGTGACGACCAACGTATCGAACTGGTGGATCGACGAGCGGATGCCACGTCTAGAGGCGACGCTCGGTGAGCTCGGGACTCGCGCGGTCCTCCGGAGCCAACTCTCGGCCTCGGAGGCCACCGCGGCGGCCGACGGCTGGGGCAACGACACCGGGATGGCGTTCACCTCGGCCCGCAACGAGTCGGCCGGCGCCGTCTGGGTCCACAGCTGGGATTCGGCGAGCGAGGCCGACGAGTTCGCGAACGCGACCGAGGCTTACGCCGAGGCCAGGGCCGACGGTACGTACGCCGTCAACGTCACGCGGCCCGCGGAGGACACGACCGTCGTGGTCGCTCACCGCGGGACGTTCATGCAGAACGCGGAGATCACGTACGCCGGCGGGACCGTCGAGGTCGTCGTCGGCGGCGGCTCGTCGTAGAATCGACTGCGACTCTCCGTTTTCCACGGTCGTAGCGACCGTTACTCTTCGATCTCGATTTCGATCGGTTCGGTGGCAGGCTCGACGGAGCCGGCCTCGAGGCGCTCGGCCAGCCGCCAGCTCGCGACGGCCCCGAGCGTCCCGAGGGCGACACCGGCTCGGACCCCGGTGTCCCGGTCGCGCAGGAGTCGACCGAGGACGTACCCCACGAGGAAGTTGATCGCGAAGTTGAGCACGGCGCTGCGAGTGCGGTCCATACGCGCCCTTTGTGACCCGAAGGCATAGACGTTGCCTCGCGGTCGCCGCCGGACGGCAGCCGCGGTCGCCGAGTCCGGAACCCTTTTGCGCGGCGCCGTGAATTGCTCTCACATGGCACCCGAACCCACGACGGGACGGCCCGCCTCGCGGTCGCGCCTCGCCTGCCAGCCTGCGGCCTCGCGGCCCGGGTTCGGGTTTTTCGCCGGTGCCTGACGGACGGCGGACGCCCGGACCCGACGGTTCGTGCCGAAACAAACCTCGGGGGTCCCGGCGGAAACCGTCCGCGTCGGCTCGCGGGGCGAGCGGAGACCGCTGCTCCGCGCTCGCTCGTTTCGGTGACGCGACCTCGCACCTCGCGGGTCGCTCCGCTCCCCGCTCGTATCGCCGAGGTCCTCGCTTCGTCTGCTCACGGCGCTTCGCGCCGTTCGCACGGCACGAGGGACCGACGGTCCCTCGCCGCTCGGACCTCGCAACCGTTAACTGACGACCACGCAGATTCACGACCAACGAATGAAACTTCCGGAAACGCAGGTCGCCGTGCTCGAAGCCGCGAGCGCGGACGACCCCACGCCAGTCGAACGGATCGCCGAGGAGACCGGCGAGCAAGCCCAGGCGGTGGCCGGCGCCGCCTTCGAACTCGAAGAGCAGGGCTTGCTCGCCGTCACCGAACGGACCGAGGCCGACCTCGTCCTGACCCAGGAGGGCGAACAGTACGCCTTCGAGGGCCTGCCCGAACACTCGCTGTGGGTCGGCGCCCTCTCCGGCGGCGCCGACGAGGAGCCGATGGAACTCGGCAAGGCCATCGGGCCCGCCGGCCTGCAGGGCGAGCAGGTCGACATCGCGCTGTCGAACTTCGCCCGGAAGGGGATGGGGACCATCGACAGCGGCACCATCACCGTCGACCCCGAGTTCGATCCCGACTCCGACTCCGAGTCCGACCTCCTCAAGCGGCTCCAGGACGAAGCGGTCGACCCCGACGAGGTCGACGAGGAACTCGTGGCCGCGCTCGAACGCCGCGGGCTCGTCGAGGTCGAGGAGTCGACGGTGCGTGAGGTCGCGCTGACCGACGAGGGCGTCACCGCGATGATGGAGGGCGTCGACGTCGCCGAGACCGTCGGCCAAGTCACGCCGGAACTGCTCACCTCCGGCGAGTGGGAGGAGGTCGAGTTCGCCGAGTACAACGTCCAGGCCGACGCGGAGACGGTCCACGGCGGCAAGCCCCACGCGCTGCGGGAGATGTCCGAGCGCGTCAAGGACGTGCTCGTC
This DNA window, taken from Halosimplex litoreum, encodes the following:
- a CDS encoding tryptophan--tRNA ligase; amino-acid sequence: MTSDSPDSDAPEGDALRADGGVDAEGADDTTLDPWGSATVSDYRKLFAEFGIEEFDEVLPEVPDPHYLMRRGVIFGHRDYRPVARAMRDGEDFAALSGFMPTGDPHIGHKLVFDEIVWHQQQGGDAYGLIADLEAHSARGLTWEEIDTHATDYILSLLALGFDPEDGELYRQSTNREVQDLAFELGVEANFSELQAIYDFDGETDVSHMQSVVTQMADILYPQTSEPRPTVIPVGPDQDPHMRLARDLAARMRYFRVTEAFAGFEVDEDERVLLGEVYESLTAREGDATSGDGDGDDTLRCEDAAAALRADRESYEAAGYDGATVEAVLEKLENAGMEPIRRRTRFLGRNATDATFDALIEAVDGEKRVYDEHVDAFELSHEAAEDLAREVELDHGGYGFVPPSSIYHRFMTGLTGGKMSSSVPASHISLLDDPDEGYDKVKAATTGGRQSAEEQRELGGEADECPVYELYAYLLAGDDDELATEVYEECVGGERLCGGCKEQAAELMAEFLEDHQDRRAEWADRLDELDVDLDVAADRRG